In Acaryochloris marina S15, a single genomic region encodes these proteins:
- a CDS encoding response regulator yields MQTLEQTQQFSFQSQELPTKLLDPALVHSDGHWKIQFSRLANRKENTFGYLGITDAGTISYSGYRPWNSRELLQTAKRYILQTRQDSLKPHVARWQSALKEQKITAHAMYEHMLQLGITPEQIQQALRLKILNDFDAFLTFGAGEASFIPSTQLRDLIPVPGFSMAGLLDEAQKRQVLWQQLRPIIPSMQMLPVLDPQVLEAANLPQSQRQWIEKVVQHQRPLNKIAIGLAKDPLEVARLFAKWVRAELLHLKPLPQTQSTKVMIIDDSPLVLKQFHSLVGALGYQVEVCQQAEIALQQIAQVKPGIVFIDINMPGITGFELVKEIRQQPSLAAIPLVILTGEQKLSNKWRAQWSGCEFLTKPLASTEINQFQLQLQELIYALVFGPSMIVGA; encoded by the coding sequence ATGCAGACTTTAGAACAAACTCAGCAATTTTCTTTTCAGTCCCAAGAACTGCCAACGAAATTACTAGATCCCGCACTTGTTCACAGTGACGGACATTGGAAGATACAGTTTTCCCGCTTGGCGAATCGGAAAGAGAATACCTTCGGCTATCTGGGCATTACGGATGCAGGAACCATTAGCTACTCCGGCTATCGCCCTTGGAATAGTCGTGAACTCCTACAGACTGCAAAACGCTATATTTTGCAGACTCGACAGGACTCTCTCAAGCCCCATGTCGCCCGTTGGCAGTCTGCCCTCAAAGAGCAGAAGATTACTGCCCATGCCATGTATGAGCATATGTTGCAGCTGGGGATTACGCCAGAACAGATTCAACAAGCGTTGCGATTGAAAATACTCAATGACTTCGACGCGTTTTTAACCTTTGGTGCTGGCGAAGCGTCGTTCATCCCCAGTACGCAACTGCGAGACCTTATTCCAGTCCCTGGTTTTTCGATGGCTGGGCTGTTGGATGAAGCTCAGAAACGCCAAGTCTTATGGCAACAGTTACGACCTATTATCCCTTCGATGCAGATGTTGCCTGTGCTAGATCCTCAGGTCCTGGAAGCCGCAAACTTACCTCAATCCCAAAGACAGTGGATTGAAAAAGTGGTTCAGCACCAGCGCCCCCTCAATAAGATTGCCATTGGTCTGGCGAAAGATCCCCTAGAAGTTGCCAGACTATTTGCCAAATGGGTGCGGGCAGAGTTGCTGCACCTAAAGCCCTTGCCACAGACTCAATCCACTAAGGTGATGATTATCGATGACTCACCTTTAGTGCTGAAGCAATTTCACAGTCTGGTGGGAGCCCTTGGTTACCAGGTTGAAGTTTGTCAACAAGCTGAAATCGCCCTACAACAAATCGCTCAAGTCAAGCCTGGTATTGTTTTTATTGATATCAATATGCCCGGAATTACGGGTTTCGAATTAGTGAAGGAAATTCGGCAACAGCCTAGTTTAGCGGCAATTCCGCTGGTCATTTTAACGGGGGAACAAAAGCTATCTAATAAATGGCGGGCCCAATGGAGTGGTTGCGAATTCTTGACGAAACCCTTGGCATCGACAGAAATCAATCAGTTCCAACTGCAATTGCAGGAATTGATCTATGCATTAGTCTTTGGTCCATCTATGATCGTGGGCGCTTAA
- the menD gene encoding 2-succinyl-5-enolpyruvyl-6-hydroxy-3-cyclohexene-1-carboxylic-acid synthase translates to MTLDFRNVNMLWSSIIAETLSRLGLTTAIICPGSRSGPLAIAFAQHPKIEAIPVLDERSAAFFGLGIARRSGLPVVLVCTSGTAGANFYPAVIEAEASRVPLLLLTADRPPELRHCHAGQAIDQVKLYGQYPRWQVELALPSSNPDLLAYLRQTCLYAWEQSQWPVPGPVHLNVPFRDPLAPISDPETESLSENFDVDQFFSAAHPLPSIQTSLNLQTINTYLHKWLSCDRGIIIAGPAQPNDPEQYCVAIAQLAQTLGWPVLAEGLSPLRNWADCNSLLISTYDLLLRNQTVANQFRPQQVICIGELPTSKVLRTWLTQGRSQTWSIDATDHNVDPLHGLSIPVRVSVEGLIASIPAFKKENFQQPTEYAKSWLSVDQSVRTLINQTMQTQAELTESKIAWLLSQVLPPNTPLFIANSMPVRDMESFWQPGSLHMQPYFNRGANGIDGTLSTALGMSHRQKSSVLLTGDLALLHDTNGFLLRNHWQGHLTIILVNNGGGGIFQMLPISAFEPPFEQFFRTPQQIDFEHLAATYQVAWERIESWAHLQQALKPLPESGLRILEVSCDCQNDTQWRRITFKECVKSL, encoded by the coding sequence ATGACCCTAGATTTTCGCAATGTCAATATGTTGTGGTCATCGATTATCGCGGAAACCCTCAGTCGATTGGGGTTAACGACTGCCATCATTTGTCCTGGGTCACGGTCAGGGCCTTTAGCCATTGCCTTTGCCCAACATCCTAAAATTGAAGCCATTCCAGTACTAGATGAACGTTCAGCAGCTTTTTTTGGATTAGGGATTGCCCGTCGTTCAGGCTTACCTGTCGTATTAGTGTGCACCTCTGGGACCGCCGGGGCCAATTTCTATCCAGCCGTGATTGAAGCAGAAGCTAGCCGGGTGCCGTTACTGCTGCTCACGGCGGATCGACCCCCAGAATTACGCCACTGTCATGCCGGGCAAGCCATTGATCAAGTCAAGCTCTACGGCCAGTACCCGCGGTGGCAAGTCGAGTTAGCGTTACCCAGCTCAAATCCTGACCTGCTGGCCTATTTACGACAAACTTGCCTTTATGCCTGGGAGCAATCACAGTGGCCCGTCCCCGGTCCTGTTCATCTAAATGTTCCTTTTCGGGATCCGCTGGCCCCGATCTCTGACCCTGAGACGGAAAGTCTATCTGAAAACTTTGACGTTGATCAATTTTTTTCTGCTGCCCACCCCTTGCCCTCTATTCAGACTTCGCTCAATCTTCAGACCATCAACACCTATTTGCACAAATGGCTCAGCTGCGATCGCGGCATTATCATTGCAGGGCCAGCCCAACCCAACGATCCAGAACAATACTGTGTAGCAATCGCCCAACTCGCTCAAACACTAGGTTGGCCTGTGTTAGCGGAAGGTCTATCCCCCCTGCGCAATTGGGCAGACTGTAATTCTTTGCTCATTTCAACCTATGACTTGTTATTGCGCAACCAGACCGTTGCCAATCAGTTCCGACCGCAACAAGTGATTTGCATCGGAGAATTACCGACTAGTAAAGTCTTGAGGACATGGCTTACCCAGGGTCGTTCCCAAACCTGGAGCATAGACGCCACTGATCACAATGTGGATCCACTGCATGGTCTCTCTATTCCTGTGCGCGTTTCTGTGGAAGGGTTAATCGCATCTATCCCAGCATTCAAGAAAGAAAACTTCCAGCAGCCCACGGAATATGCAAAATCTTGGTTAAGCGTCGATCAATCTGTACGAACGCTGATCAATCAAACCATGCAGACACAAGCAGAGCTGACAGAAAGTAAAATCGCCTGGTTACTCTCTCAAGTCCTTCCCCCCAACACCCCATTATTTATTGCCAATAGTATGCCAGTTCGAGACATGGAATCTTTTTGGCAGCCGGGGTCCCTGCATATGCAGCCCTACTTCAATCGGGGGGCCAACGGTATTGATGGCACCTTATCTACAGCTCTAGGGATGTCCCATCGTCAAAAAAGTAGTGTCCTGTTGACAGGGGATTTAGCGTTGCTCCATGACACCAACGGCTTTTTGTTGCGAAACCACTGGCAAGGCCATTTGACGATTATTCTTGTTAACAACGGTGGCGGGGGTATTTTTCAAATGCTACCGATCTCAGCATTTGAACCCCCATTTGAGCAATTTTTCCGTACCCCCCAACAGATAGATTTTGAGCATCTAGCAGCAACTTATCAGGTTGCGTGGGAACGGATTGAGTCTTGGGCACACTTGCAACAAGCCTTAAAACCCTTGCCAGAAAGCGGCTTACGGATATTAGAAGTCTCCTGTGATTGCCAGAATGATACCCAATGGAGGAGAATAACCTTTAAGGAATGCGTGAAAAGTCTCTAA
- a CDS encoding isochorismate synthase MenF, with amino-acid sequence MTVTSSSANLFQDRKSLHEFLASCRTIALEKEHAQVVSLSLELPKLDPLAALDLLQQADHPHFYWEKQSQRTAIAATEPLLHLQIDGTQRFTQAQHFICTSLVDTVSAGALHLPFAGPHFFCSFTFFDRTNQEQAFFPAASVFLPRWQVACVQDQAVLVANAVIDSETALEPLARSIWERWQLLQTPRRCPSPRSQPSQFTYPQLTNADAFTTAVADTLGLIKANKLQKLVLAHTLDVKTPQPLDLCHALGTLRERYPECYVFAVSNGQGQSFIGASPERLIELHDHHLVTDALAGSAPRGLSHEDDQILGNQLLSSKKDGHEHRVVLDFIRDSLWELGITPQVTSLPHLLQLPNIQHLRTLITAEVPQHLHLLEILAALHPTPAVAGMPREVAQQQIHHQETFERHLYAAPLGWIDYQGNGEFTVGIRSALINGSQARLYAGAGIVAGSDPQRELAEIQLKLHTLLDALL; translated from the coding sequence ATGACAGTAACTTCCTCTTCTGCCAATTTATTTCAGGACCGCAAGTCACTCCACGAGTTTCTCGCTTCCTGTCGTACAATCGCCCTTGAAAAGGAACATGCCCAGGTTGTCAGTCTTTCTTTGGAACTACCCAAGTTAGACCCATTGGCTGCCCTAGACTTGCTGCAACAGGCAGACCATCCTCATTTTTATTGGGAAAAGCAGTCGCAACGAACTGCGATCGCAGCAACGGAACCGTTACTCCATTTACAAATCGATGGTACTCAACGGTTTACCCAGGCCCAACACTTTATCTGTACTTCTTTGGTGGATACCGTCTCCGCGGGTGCCCTCCATCTTCCCTTTGCGGGACCTCATTTTTTCTGCAGTTTTACCTTTTTTGATCGCACGAATCAAGAACAGGCGTTTTTTCCTGCCGCTTCCGTTTTCCTCCCCCGCTGGCAAGTCGCTTGTGTTCAGGACCAAGCAGTACTGGTTGCTAACGCTGTTATTGATTCGGAAACCGCTTTAGAACCTTTGGCTCGGAGCATTTGGGAACGTTGGCAGCTACTGCAAACCCCTCGTCGCTGTCCTTCACCGCGATCACAACCCTCCCAATTTACCTATCCCCAATTAACCAATGCAGACGCTTTCACAACAGCGGTAGCCGATACCTTAGGCCTTATTAAGGCCAACAAACTGCAAAAGCTGGTCTTAGCCCACACATTAGATGTCAAAACACCTCAACCACTGGATTTATGCCATGCCTTGGGGACACTCCGGGAACGCTATCCAGAATGTTATGTCTTTGCCGTTAGTAATGGTCAAGGCCAGAGCTTTATTGGCGCTAGCCCTGAACGACTGATTGAATTACATGATCACCACCTCGTTACGGACGCTTTGGCCGGATCAGCGCCTCGGGGACTTTCCCATGAAGACGATCAGATCTTAGGGAATCAACTCCTCAGCAGTAAAAAAGATGGCCATGAACATCGAGTGGTCCTAGACTTTATTCGTGATAGCCTCTGGGAATTGGGCATTACCCCCCAAGTCACCTCTTTGCCTCATCTGCTCCAGCTCCCCAATATTCAACATTTGCGTACCCTAATCACTGCTGAAGTCCCTCAACATCTGCATCTACTGGAAATTTTGGCAGCATTACATCCAACACCTGCTGTAGCAGGAATGCCACGAGAAGTCGCTCAACAGCAAATTCACCACCAAGAAACCTTTGAACGCCATCTATATGCAGCACCTTTAGGGTGGATTGATTATCAAGGGAATGGTGAATTTACAGTAGGCATTCGTTCAGCGTTGATAAACGGCTCCCAAGCCCGGCTCTATGCCGGGGCAGGAATTGTAGCTGGCTCTGACCCCCAACGAGAACTGGCCGAAATTCAGCTCAAACTCCATACTCTACTCGATGCACTGTTGTAA
- the menA gene encoding 2-carboxy-1,4-naphthoquinone phytyltransferase — protein sequence MTTQTLPTHKLWFAALKPPMYSVAVIPIWVGSAIAWSEQQQLNIPIFWTFLSAAILIIAWLNLTNDVFDADTGIDVNKAHSLVNLTGNQSLIFWLANGFLGLGCLGLVAIAWWQQDVTVLALILLSCFLGYTYQGPPFRLGYQGLGELICFITFGPLAVFAAYYSQTQTWSTRPLPAAIIIGLTTSLILFCSHFHQIADDLSAGKRSPIARLGTARGARLLPWICGGIFGLILMFMVFKLFGHGVVLSFVSLPLAIHLCRHVWRYHDQPDLVKDCKFIAVGLHFVSGLLLGIGLLA from the coding sequence ATGACCACCCAAACCCTCCCGACTCATAAGCTGTGGTTCGCTGCCCTAAAGCCCCCCATGTATAGTGTGGCCGTGATACCGATTTGGGTAGGATCTGCGATCGCATGGTCAGAACAACAGCAATTAAATATCCCCATCTTTTGGACGTTCCTCAGCGCCGCCATCTTAATTATTGCCTGGCTCAATCTCACGAACGATGTCTTTGATGCCGACACCGGAATTGACGTGAACAAGGCCCATTCCCTGGTGAATTTAACCGGCAATCAATCCCTGATTTTCTGGCTAGCGAATGGCTTTCTGGGCTTAGGCTGTCTAGGATTAGTTGCGATTGCCTGGTGGCAGCAAGATGTCACTGTATTGGCTCTAATCTTACTCAGCTGCTTCCTCGGCTACACCTACCAAGGCCCGCCGTTCCGCTTGGGATATCAAGGCTTAGGAGAACTGATTTGTTTTATTACCTTTGGCCCCCTTGCCGTTTTCGCAGCCTACTATAGCCAAACCCAGACCTGGTCAACTCGCCCTTTACCTGCCGCTATCATTATTGGCCTCACCACAAGCTTGATTCTGTTCTGCTCCCATTTCCACCAAATAGCAGATGATCTATCGGCAGGAAAGCGCTCCCCCATTGCTCGTCTAGGCACAGCTCGAGGCGCCCGATTATTGCCTTGGATCTGTGGGGGGATTTTTGGTCTGATTTTGATGTTTATGGTGTTCAAACTATTTGGCCATGGGGTTGTGTTGAGTTTCGTGAGTCTGCCCTTAGCCATCCATCTCTGTCGCCATGTTTGGCGCTATCACGATCAGCCTGACCTAGTTAAGGACTGTAAGTTTATCGCCGTAGGTCTACATTTTGTCAGTGGTCTTTTGTTAGGTATTGGTTTACTGGCTTAA
- a CDS encoding DnaJ C-terminal domain-containing protein — protein sequence MPAADYKDYYQILGVNKSSSEAEIKQVFRKLARKYHPDMNPGDKAAEAKFKEISEAYEVLSDSDKRRKYDQYGQYWNQAGGQAGGFDVDFGQYGSFDDFINELLGRFSGGFGAGNSSASSKNYSYRGGTSSTPGFGGFQDFAGFNTPSISADAEAELKLTFSEALEGVEKRLTIGGTETITVRIPPGTKPGSRIRVKGKGQVNPINQSRGDLYLKVKLDSHPFFKFDKENILCTLPIAPDEAVLGAKVDIPTPTGTVSMNIPAGIKSGQSLRLKGKGWPRAKGSASDLVVKIQIVPPPDLSAAEKDLYEKLSSLRQYDPRSNLPGKSR from the coding sequence ATGCCTGCTGCGGATTACAAAGACTACTACCAAATTCTTGGGGTGAATAAATCTTCGAGTGAAGCAGAAATAAAACAGGTTTTTCGTAAACTGGCTCGAAAGTACCACCCGGATATGAATCCGGGAGATAAAGCTGCCGAGGCCAAATTCAAAGAAATCAGCGAAGCTTACGAAGTGCTGTCAGATTCAGATAAACGACGCAAATACGATCAGTATGGCCAATATTGGAATCAAGCCGGTGGACAGGCTGGAGGATTCGATGTTGACTTTGGACAATATGGCAGTTTTGACGACTTTATCAATGAGTTATTAGGGCGGTTTTCAGGTGGGTTTGGGGCAGGTAACTCATCGGCCAGTTCCAAAAACTATTCTTACCGTGGGGGTACATCCAGTACGCCAGGGTTTGGTGGGTTTCAAGACTTCGCAGGCTTCAACACCCCTAGTATTTCTGCAGATGCAGAAGCAGAATTAAAATTGACCTTTTCGGAAGCCTTAGAAGGCGTAGAAAAACGACTGACTATTGGCGGCACTGAGACCATCACCGTTCGGATACCGCCCGGTACAAAGCCCGGTAGCCGGATTCGAGTCAAAGGTAAAGGGCAAGTGAACCCCATTAATCAATCCAGAGGGGATCTTTACCTCAAAGTCAAACTAGACTCCCATCCTTTTTTCAAGTTTGACAAGGAGAATATTCTATGTACTCTACCCATTGCTCCAGATGAAGCTGTCTTGGGGGCCAAGGTTGATATTCCTACTCCGACCGGAACGGTCAGCATGAATATTCCTGCCGGTATCAAATCCGGACAATCCTTGCGTTTAAAAGGGAAGGGATGGCCGAGGGCTAAGGGGAGTGCCAGCGATCTAGTAGTCAAGATTCAAATCGTTCCCCCCCCTGATCTCAGTGCAGCCGAAAAAGACTTATATGAGAAACTTTCTAGCCTGCGGCAGTATGATCCCCGCTCAAATCTACCGGGAAAATCCCGTTAG
- a CDS encoding SDR family oxidoreductase, translating into MNLLIVGATGTLGRQIARRALDEGHEVTCLVRAPRAATFLREWGASLIKGDVRNPETLRLAMEGHTAVIDASTVRATDSIGIREVDWDGKVALIQAAKAAGIQRFVFFSILGAENYPNVPLMDIKNCTELFLKESGLNYTILRPCGFFQGLIGQYAIPILEDQSVWVMNEATSTAYMDTQDIAKFAVNALSHPETENKTFDLAGPKDWSPEQIVALCENIANQPAKVTRMPIGLLRSGQKIARFFQWSWNIADRLAFSEVVTSQAPITVPMAETCKVFGVDESEIATLEAYMQEYFDRILKKLKQLEYEKNQKQSRKRSPFKTPSS; encoded by the coding sequence ATGAATCTATTAATTGTCGGTGCTACAGGAACACTTGGCAGGCAAATTGCCCGTCGAGCCTTAGATGAGGGACATGAGGTCACTTGTTTAGTACGCGCACCTCGTGCTGCCACTTTTCTTAGGGAATGGGGAGCCTCTCTGATTAAAGGAGATGTACGGAATCCAGAAACCCTCAGATTGGCTATGGAAGGCCATACTGCCGTCATTGACGCCTCAACGGTTCGAGCCACAGATTCCATCGGTATTCGAGAAGTAGATTGGGATGGCAAGGTTGCATTAATTCAGGCTGCCAAAGCAGCCGGTATCCAGCGATTTGTCTTTTTCTCTATTTTGGGGGCAGAGAACTATCCGAATGTGCCCTTGATGGATATTAAAAACTGCACCGAGCTGTTTCTTAAAGAATCTGGCCTCAACTACACGATCCTACGGCCCTGTGGTTTTTTCCAAGGTCTCATTGGGCAATATGCTATTCCCATCCTAGAAGACCAATCCGTTTGGGTGATGAATGAGGCGACCTCAACGGCCTACATGGATACTCAAGACATCGCTAAGTTTGCGGTGAATGCCCTCTCCCATCCTGAAACTGAAAACAAAACCTTTGATTTAGCTGGCCCTAAAGATTGGTCCCCTGAACAAATTGTGGCTCTTTGCGAGAATATTGCTAATCAGCCCGCCAAAGTCACACGGATGCCGATTGGCTTATTGCGGAGTGGGCAGAAAATAGCCCGTTTCTTCCAATGGAGCTGGAACATTGCCGATCGCTTAGCGTTTAGTGAAGTGGTTACGTCTCAGGCTCCAATTACCGTTCCGATGGCAGAGACCTGTAAGGTATTTGGAGTGGATGAATCTGAGATTGCTACTCTGGAAGCCTATATGCAAGAATATTTTGATCGTATTCTCAAGAAACTTAAGCAATTGGAATACGAAAAGAATCAAAAACAATCCCGCAAACGGAGCCCTTTCAAAACTCCCAGTTCCTAA
- a CDS encoding NAD(+) kinase: MPKAGIIYNELKPFACRIATELKDKLHACGWQVSLATGVGGILGYSRPEHPICFSAIDELVPNGFDEDIKFAIVLGGDGTVLSASRQLAPCNVPMLTVNTGHMGFLTETYVNQLDDVLELLLQGQFSVEERATLTVQVITDGKVLWEALSLNEMLLHKEPLAGMCHFEIAVGEHAVVDIASDGLLVSTPTGSTAYALAAGGPVIAPGVPVMQLIPICPHSLASRALVFADTEPLEVVPANKQQLVLEVDGNAGCYIAPGDRVRVIKSPYSARFIRLGSPEFFKILREKLGWGLPHIAKPTSVELP, from the coding sequence GTGCCGAAAGCTGGCATTATCTATAACGAACTCAAGCCGTTCGCGTGCCGAATTGCGACTGAACTCAAAGACAAGCTGCATGCTTGTGGTTGGCAAGTCTCTTTGGCTACAGGGGTGGGCGGCATTCTTGGATATTCTCGACCCGAGCATCCGATTTGTTTCTCAGCCATTGATGAGCTGGTGCCTAACGGATTTGATGAGGATATCAAATTTGCCATTGTCTTAGGTGGAGATGGCACTGTTTTGTCTGCCTCCAGACAACTGGCTCCCTGTAATGTGCCCATGCTGACGGTGAATACAGGACATATGGGGTTCTTGACGGAAACCTATGTCAATCAATTAGACGATGTTCTCGAGCTGTTGTTGCAAGGTCAGTTTTCCGTAGAAGAGCGCGCTACTCTGACGGTACAGGTAATTACGGACGGCAAAGTCCTCTGGGAAGCTCTGTCTCTCAATGAGATGTTGCTTCATAAAGAACCGCTAGCAGGGATGTGCCACTTTGAAATTGCCGTTGGCGAGCATGCAGTGGTTGATATTGCTTCGGATGGCCTGCTGGTATCTACCCCAACAGGCTCTACAGCTTATGCGTTAGCTGCTGGTGGCCCTGTGATTGCGCCCGGTGTGCCGGTGATGCAGCTGATCCCGATTTGTCCCCACTCCCTGGCGTCGCGAGCATTGGTATTTGCAGATACAGAACCGTTAGAGGTCGTTCCGGCAAACAAACAGCAGCTAGTGCTGGAAGTAGACGGAAACGCCGGATGCTACATAGCACCCGGCGATCGCGTTCGCGTAATTAAGTCGCCCTATTCAGCTCGTTTTATCCGATTGGGATCTCCAGAGTTTTTCAAAATCCTGCGGGAAAAACTGGGTTGGGGGCTACCCCACATTGCTAAGCCAACATCAGTAGAGCTGCCTTAG
- the uvrC gene encoding excinuclease ABC subunit UvrC: MTDAVSTTTLLKDRDRLEARLKEIPPEPGVYFMRDANDDILYIGKSKKLRNRVRSYFRQIQDHPPRIELMVHQVVDIEFIVTDTEAEALALEANLIKQHQPHFNVLLKDDKKYPYLCVTWSQTYPRIFITRKRRLGKAQDKYYGPYVDVWQLRQTLRLVKRLFPLRQRRKPLFKDRPCLNYEIGRCPGVCQALITPEAYRQILQKVVMIFQGRTTELINTLSPQMEQAAEDLNFELAARLRDQIKGLQGLGVDQKVALPDDTVSRDAIALAADDQIACVQLFQIRSGRLVGRLGFMADAQSGSLGMILQHVLEAHYGSADPVELPLEILVQTELPETDLLASYLSQRKERKVSITCPQRQIKAELIEMVERNAQYELARTQKSRDRTLNALQDLADLLDLPDLPHRIECYDISHIQGSDAVASQVVFIDGLPAKQHYRRYKIRNPDIRAGHSDDFASLAEVLHRRFRQYHESPEQPRQGTSDWPDLVVIDGGKGQLSAVLGSLAEIEVVEDLHIISLAKQREEIFQPGESQPLPTDSEQPGVQLIRRLRDEAHRFAISFHRQKRLERMRRSRLDDIPGLGHHRQKELLAAFRSVDYIREASPEQLRAVPTIGPQLAQKIYDYFHPA, from the coding sequence GCCGTTTCGACAACCACCCTGCTCAAAGATCGTGATCGATTAGAAGCCAGACTTAAAGAGATCCCCCCCGAGCCGGGGGTGTATTTTATGCGAGATGCCAATGATGACATCTTGTATATCGGCAAGTCCAAAAAGCTGAGAAATCGTGTCCGCTCCTATTTTCGACAAATCCAAGACCATCCTCCTCGCATTGAACTGATGGTTCATCAGGTGGTGGATATTGAGTTTATTGTCACGGATACCGAAGCAGAGGCTTTGGCCCTAGAAGCCAACCTGATCAAACAACATCAGCCTCACTTTAATGTTCTCCTTAAAGATGACAAAAAATATCCTTACCTCTGTGTGACCTGGTCCCAGACCTATCCCCGCATCTTTATCACCCGCAAACGAAGGCTGGGAAAGGCACAGGATAAATACTATGGCCCCTATGTTGATGTGTGGCAGCTTCGTCAGACCCTGCGGTTGGTCAAACGTCTTTTTCCCTTACGACAACGGCGGAAGCCCCTGTTCAAAGATCGTCCCTGTCTCAATTATGAAATTGGTCGCTGTCCTGGTGTTTGCCAAGCCTTAATTACGCCAGAAGCCTATCGCCAAATTCTGCAAAAGGTTGTGATGATTTTTCAGGGGCGCACGACTGAGCTGATCAACACCTTGTCTCCGCAAATGGAGCAGGCCGCTGAAGATCTAAATTTTGAGCTGGCAGCGCGGCTGCGGGATCAGATTAAGGGCTTACAGGGGTTGGGGGTTGATCAAAAAGTTGCCTTGCCCGATGACACTGTATCGCGAGATGCCATCGCCCTCGCTGCCGACGATCAAATTGCCTGTGTCCAGCTTTTTCAGATTCGGTCCGGACGCCTAGTGGGCCGTTTAGGGTTTATGGCCGATGCCCAATCAGGCTCCCTGGGAATGATTTTGCAGCATGTGCTAGAAGCCCATTACGGTAGCGCTGACCCTGTAGAACTCCCCTTGGAGATTTTGGTGCAAACTGAGTTGCCAGAAACAGACTTGTTAGCGAGCTATCTCAGCCAGCGGAAGGAACGCAAAGTCAGCATCACCTGTCCCCAGCGGCAGATCAAAGCTGAACTGATCGAAATGGTCGAACGCAATGCCCAATATGAGTTAGCTCGTACCCAAAAGAGTCGAGATCGCACCCTCAATGCCCTCCAGGACCTAGCCGATCTCTTAGACCTTCCAGACCTCCCCCATCGGATTGAATGTTATGACATCTCTCATATCCAAGGGTCTGATGCCGTCGCCTCTCAGGTGGTCTTTATCGACGGTCTACCCGCTAAACAACATTACCGACGCTACAAAATTCGCAATCCCGATATCAGGGCAGGGCACTCAGATGATTTTGCCAGCCTAGCGGAAGTCTTACATCGACGTTTTCGCCAGTATCATGAATCCCCGGAACAGCCTCGACAGGGCACCTCTGACTGGCCTGATCTAGTGGTTATTGATGGAGGCAAAGGGCAGTTATCAGCAGTCTTAGGATCTTTAGCAGAAATTGAAGTCGTTGAAGATCTACACATCATCAGCCTAGCCAAGCAACGAGAAGAGATTTTTCAGCCTGGAGAAAGCCAGCCATTGCCGACGGACTCTGAACAGCCTGGCGTCCAGCTCATTCGTCGCTTACGAGATGAAGCCCACCGATTTGCCATCAGCTTCCATCGACAAAAGCGATTAGAGCGAATGCGGCGCTCGCGGCTAGATGATATTCCAGGGCTCGGTCACCACCGCCAAAAAGAACTACTAGCCGCTTTTCGGTCTGTTGACTATATCCGGGAAGCTAGCCCAGAGCAATTAAGAGCCGTCCCTACGATTGGCCCTCAGCTCGCTCAGAAAATCTATGATTATTTTCATCCTGCTTAA